In Synechococcus sp. A18-25c, a single window of DNA contains:
- a CDS encoding Nif11-like leader peptide family natural product precursor, giving the protein MSEEQLKAFWEAIQSDPTLQQKLQGVTDPNTIVDIAKEAGFTMSAEEIEKAQEEISDEELNSSAGGRSGVGCACT; this is encoded by the coding sequence ATGTCAGAAGAGCAACTGAAAGCATTCTGGGAGGCCATTCAGTCAGACCCAACACTTCAACAAAAACTTCAAGGCGTCACCGATCCCAACACCATTGTGGACATTGCCAAGGAGGCAGGCTTCACAATGTCTGCAGAAGAGATAGAGAAAGCCCAAGAAGAGATTTCGGATGAAGAGCTGAACTCATCAGCTGGAGGGCGCTCTGGGGTGGGGTGCGCCTGTACGTGA